A genome region from Candidatus Zixiibacteriota bacterium includes the following:
- the ftsZ gene encoding cell division protein FtsZ, translating into MRIDFADDLDNVANIKVVGVGGAGGNAVNRMIDAGLRGVEFIAINTDAQVLETNRAGKKVQIGKKLTKGLGAGANPDIGRKAVEEDMDEIGALIEGADMVFITAGMGGGTGTGAAPIVAEIARQKGALTVGIVTKPFNFEGNKRMQKAESGLKELKNKSDSLIIIPNERLLAIVDKSTRLTDAFAYADEVLHQATKGISDLIGTPGLVNCDFADVKTVMMERGDALMGTGTGSGEDRAETAARAAISSPLLEDISISGAKGVLVNITGGEDMSLHDVNEATTIINQASGTDANIIFGAVIDPVLNDQIRVTVIATGFGSHADTEPHEEKEETMVRAEPGKVMSLFPDQPNYAVRKVAGGNGRGRTPAFQSENTKIPAYIRRIDD; encoded by the coding sequence ATGAGGATTGATTTCGCCGATGATCTTGACAATGTTGCCAATATCAAGGTTGTCGGGGTCGGCGGGGCCGGCGGTAATGCTGTCAATCGGATGATCGATGCCGGTCTTCGGGGGGTGGAATTTATAGCCATCAATACTGATGCTCAGGTTCTGGAAACCAATCGGGCCGGGAAAAAGGTTCAGATCGGGAAGAAACTGACCAAAGGCCTTGGGGCCGGTGCGAATCCCGATATCGGCCGCAAGGCGGTCGAGGAAGATATGGATGAAATCGGGGCCCTGATCGAGGGAGCCGATATGGTTTTCATCACGGCCGGAATGGGCGGCGGGACAGGAACCGGAGCGGCCCCGATTGTAGCCGAAATTGCCCGTCAGAAAGGCGCCCTGACAGTCGGGATTGTCACCAAGCCGTTCAATTTCGAGGGTAACAAACGGATGCAGAAGGCCGAAAGCGGTTTAAAAGAGCTTAAGAATAAATCCGATTCCTTGATTATTATTCCCAACGAACGCCTGCTGGCCATCGTGGATAAATCAACCAGACTAACCGACGCTTTCGCCTATGCCGATGAGGTCCTGCACCAGGCCACCAAGGGGATTTCCGATTTAATCGGTACCCCCGGGCTGGTTAACTGCGACTTTGCCGATGTCAAGACGGTGATGATGGAACGGGGCGATGCCCTGATGGGAACCGGGACCGGAAGCGGCGAAGATCGGGCCGAGACGGCCGCCCGGGCGGCTATTTCCTCGCCATTGCTGGAAGATATTTCAATCTCGGGGGCCAAGGGAGTCCTGGTCAATATTACCGGTGGTGAAGATATGTCGTTGCACGATGTCAATGAAGCCACGACAATCATCAACCAAGCGTCCGGGACTGATGCCAATATTATCTTCGGGGCGGTGATCGACCCGGTGCTGAACGATCAAATTCGGGTAACGGTGATTGCGACCGGTTTTGGTTCCCATGCCGATACCGAGCCACATGAGGAAAAGGAAGAGACAATGGTCCGGGCCGAACCGGGCAAGGTTATGTCTCTCTTTCCCGATCAGCCGAATTATGCAGTCAGGAAAGTGGCCGGCGGTAACGGCCGAGGCCGAACACCAGCCTTTCAGAGCGAGAATACCAAGATTCCGGCTTATATTCGAAGAATTGACGATTGA
- a CDS encoding 50S ribosomal protein L28 — MAKVCEICGKKPVFGNSISHAHNLSRRRWNPNLQTVRANMDGTVRKIRVCTSCLKAGKVQKVTSFKRPRPAATGKETSA; from the coding sequence ATGGCGAAAGTATGTGAAATATGCGGAAAGAAACCGGTATTCGGAAACTCGATATCCCATGCCCATAACCTGTCCCGTCGGCGCTGGAATCCGAACCTTCAAACAGTCCGGGCCAATATGGATGGAACCGTCAGGAAAATCCGGGTATGCACTTCGTGCTTAAAAGCCGGCAAGGTACAGAAGGTCACCAGTTTCAAACGGCCGCGTCCGGCCGCAACGGGCAAAGAAACCTCGGCTTGA
- the serS gene encoding serine--tRNA ligase: protein MLDLKTIRENPELVKSAVLNKNETADIDKILELDEKRRAVISEVERLKALRNRVSENIAEKKKNKENADNDIAEMKEVGQKIAELDTDLRSIMDALNYHLLRVPNLPHPDVPVGPNEESNVTVREWGKIPQFDFEPLPHWELGEKFDIIDLPAAAKISGSGYFVLKGIGARLHRALISFMLDTHTADGYTEIYAPYIANEMAMTGTGQLPKLAEDMYQLKDENFYLIPTGEVPVTNLHREEILAYDRLPLYYVTHTPCFRREAGAAGKDTRGTLRVHQFDKVELVKIVRPETSYAEHENLVAQAEKILRALNLPYRVRLLATGDLSFAAAKCYDLEIWSAGVNKYLEISSVSNFEDFQARRMNTRFRDEDKKVRFVHTLNGSGVALARLIPAILENNQTDYGTIMIPEIIRPYMSGRAEITGRE, encoded by the coding sequence ATGCTTGATTTGAAAACGATTAGAGAGAATCCCGAGTTGGTCAAGTCGGCTGTCCTTAATAAAAATGAAACGGCTGATATCGATAAAATCCTGGAATTAGACGAAAAAAGAAGGGCTGTCATAAGTGAAGTAGAACGGCTCAAGGCTTTGAGAAACAGGGTTTCGGAAAATATCGCCGAGAAGAAAAAAAATAAGGAAAACGCCGACAATGATATTGCTGAGATGAAAGAAGTCGGACAGAAAATAGCCGAACTTGATACCGATCTTCGCTCGATCATGGACGCCCTCAATTATCACCTGCTCCGGGTACCCAACCTGCCTCATCCCGATGTCCCGGTGGGACCGAACGAGGAGAGTAATGTCACAGTTCGCGAATGGGGCAAGATTCCGCAGTTTGATTTCGAACCATTGCCGCATTGGGAACTGGGTGAAAAATTCGATATTATCGATTTACCCGCGGCCGCTAAGATCAGTGGTTCGGGCTATTTTGTCCTGAAGGGAATCGGTGCCCGCCTGCATCGCGCCCTTATTTCCTTTATGCTGGATACCCATACGGCCGATGGATACACCGAGATATATGCTCCCTACATTGCCAATGAAATGGCCATGACCGGCACAGGTCAGCTTCCCAAGCTGGCCGAGGATATGTATCAGCTCAAGGATGAGAATTTTTATCTGATTCCCACGGGTGAAGTCCCGGTGACCAATCTTCACCGCGAGGAGATTCTCGCCTATGACCGGCTACCGCTTTATTATGTGACTCATACACCCTGTTTTCGGCGTGAAGCCGGGGCCGCCGGGAAAGATACCCGGGGGACACTGCGGGTCCACCAGTTCGATAAGGTCGAGCTGGTAAAAATTGTCCGTCCGGAGACATCCTATGCCGAACACGAGAACCTGGTAGCCCAGGCGGAGAAAATACTTAGGGCTCTTAATCTGCCCTACCGGGTCAGGCTTCTGGCCACCGGGGATCTTTCATTCGCGGCCGCCAAATGTTATGATCTGGAAATCTGGTCAGCCGGGGTGAACAAATACCTGGAGATATCGTCGGTGTCCAATTTCGAAGATTTCCAGGCCCGGCGGATGAATACCCGCTTCCGTGATGAGGATAAAAAAGTCCGTTTTGTCCATACTCTCAACGGTTCGGGAGTGGCCCTGGCCCGGTTGATTCCGGCTATTCTCGAGAACAATCAAACCGATTACGGGACTATTATGATACCCGAAATCATCAGACCTTACATGAGCGGACGGGCAGAAATAACCGGACGTGAATAA